The DNA region ATACGCCTGTTACTTGTACGGGTTTGAattattggtgttgaggaattAGAATGTCTATAAACAGTCCCTACAAACTCACAGTCTGCCTATTGTCagcattgcatatcatgatcattcatatatcatgcataaaacaaaaattaaatcatgCATGGTTCAAAATGTACTTTATACTCATGTGTGTGGCCCCTTCGGTCCCGTTGTTGATTGTTATCTCTTGACCCAAAGACCAGTTGTCACTAGTATCGTTTCAAAAGTTCAATCGTCATTGGCATCTCCAAAATTCAGTCATTACTGGCATTATCATCAAAAATCCAGTGGTTACTAGtatctttttaaaaaaaatcccaTAGTCCTTGGGATTTATTTCAAGTCCAGTTATTGCTGGGAAATTCTGATGTGATGATGATTATTTTACTATTTCCTTTggtcaagtccaattgttgttggcaaaatccgttaaaagttggttgtaatccattgcttacggtcaaaaTCCATTTGTCATTGGCACCCATCCGTTaaaatctggttgtaatccattgcttacggtcaaagtccaattgtgGTTGGCAAAttccgttaaaagttggttgtaatccattgcttacggtcaaagtccgATTGTTATTGGCACAtacagagagtttgattaccctgtctttcctgatggttccgtgaaggtcatgtatgactcatcatcttgagcaattcccagaagcttggagacttttcgtgttagaaaactccaatgatgttggttttgtttgatttctttgtgAAGAATCACCATAGTCTTTGCatggatgatctacttataagaagactcaTGCTTATCTTTGCTTTGCATAAATTCCCTGTTGGGAATCTCAAAAATATTTGGTCAGATGAATTTCTCGTGAGAAATCTCCAAAACTGTTTGATGTATTCTAAAGTGCCTGGTCATGAATGAACCTATTGACGATACTTGGTTTGCATGTTTTCCAAaattgtcaggtcatgtatgaacctgttgttgcAAGTTTCCTTGGGTTTTCTATTGTTATTAGGTCATGTTCGAATTTGTTGTTAAAATCTTTTTGCATATCCCCTAGTTGTCTTTCCTCCAGCAGGATTGTTATCCCCAACAAGTTTTCACTTTCATTTCTGTTTCCCGTGGGCCACCGTTACAACATGTCTCCATCATTCCCCACAGATTTTTGTTTCAATCTGTATccattataaaacatcatgttAGGGTTTATCTCATGTATGATCATATCCCTagcaaataaaataaaaaaagtctttcacccatgcatatcatatcatagcatttgCATTTTTAAGGATCAAAATCTGGGTCTCCATGGTATTTAACCATCCCCCACTACGATCCGATGAAATGTACTGTTTCATTTTCCTCTGGCAGAGgatatttaaataggggcaattATCATACCCTGATTTTGGACCCTGAAAAAAAATCTTTTCCCATCAATCAGTCCTTCACATTTCTCCTCATGACCATTTCACGTTTAAACTCTTCACTTCATATTGAAAGATCTTTCATTCATTCATGTTTAAAGATTTCCACGAAATCATTCATAGTCCAACCATTCATGCATGATTAAAATGATTTTTCCCACATGTCTTCGGTTCACGTTCATGTTCTCCATTTTTATGTTCGAATTTTTCACATTACATTAGGAAATCACTATTCACCCATATTTGAGAACTCACGTATTCATGCCCAAGAATGTCCTCACGTTCATTTGATCATAGTCTTGTGATTACTTCATAATCCTAGAGTGTCATTAGAAGCTTTAATTGCCAGAAGACACTCAATTGTCAGAAAGATGTTATATTGGAGATTTAACACTCCATCAGGGGGCATTTAACTCGAAATTGGCTATTAGCATTCATGTGTGCAGCAGTGAAATTGCAAAGGTGGTGGAAAGAGGTTGAAAGATTAAAGGTGCATCTACTTTCTCCTCTACTAATGTGCAAGAGATGGATACACTGGTTTCTACTTTCGGTGCTTTTGAAGTAAACGAAGCTGGTCCTCTAGTTCCATTATGGGCAGTGTTTCTTTATCTACTCTCTACACTCCCGGGAAAAGATGAGAACAATGAGCTCATAGGGTTTGCTTACATTGGTTATGTTCGTCAAGCCTTTGAGGCAGGATCGTTACACTATTATTCTGAAATTCTTCAGTGCAACCTGTAAATGCTATTTCTAATGGAAATGTTTTTTTTCCTCATCATAATCAATCGAAAGTAGCTACTTCAAGTGAATTCTCTCATTTTGCATCAAATCCTAATGGACAGTCTATTATTGGCAAAGTTAGGCCGAAGGGTGACATATTGAAAGTGTCAAATGATAGAAATATCAGAAATATAACGAGGAGGATTTCCCTCTTAACTATGATAATGCAAAGTTTTTTGTATAAAATCATACAGTGAGGACGATGTGCACTAAAGCCATTACACCAAAAATAGGAATTGAAATAAAATCACTTAAACCATTCAGCAACGATGGCTGCAATCAATGCCTTTTAGTACatccctaccacccacaagcgtTGACCAATCTTGGAAATATATACATGGAATGGAACATGGTGGCTGCTGTTTGCTTCATATTATAAAGCTGCGCTAAGTGTAACCACTGGATTATCTGCACCTTACAACAACCAAAGCTCAATCTCGATATGATGATGCATGATCAATGTCCCATTGCGCTTAGTTGGAAAGGAAGAGCAAAAGACGTGAATCATTTGTGTCTATAGGAATTGCACCTGTCTCTGTTTTGAAGAACCCCTGTTGAAATAACTTGGCTCCGGTCTTCATTGATGCTTGTGTTACATGGCCTTACCTTGAATTTCACGTACATATGTTGTCCATCTTCAAACCGCATGAAAAACTGCATGAACCTGCAATAGTTGGAGTAATAATGAAATTCGGCATATGAATCAGCACGTCTAAGGGAATTCCATATTGCTTCACGAATATGGGAAGCACCCTTTACTCGTTTTTCCCTTGCAGTAAGTCCACACACAAGTCAGCTTGTAAAATCGGAGAGTGCTCGAGCATAAAACACATTTCCTATTTTTAAATGTTAAGAACAATACATCACCAAGATAATAGCACAAATACAACAGTAAATGCCAAAAAACCAACAAAAAGGCAGTAGAGGCACATGAGCGCTCAAGAGCTCATATGCAGATCTTCACGTCTGTATCGTCGCCATCGACACATATTCTTGGCTCCACAAGGGTTTTCTTGCAAGCACTGACCTCTGCAAAGTTGAACAAGAGAACAAGCGTGCTAGGGTTAGAAGAGATAATTTTGAATGTGCAAGTTGAACATGATTTGAATGGAAATTCTACAGTTGCCTGTGAAAGCCGTTGATATTTCACCTGTGATTGCGCAAGGACTAATTCAGTCGACAATCAGGCACACTTTAGTCTTTTCTTAGACAGCAGTCAGGGATAATTGACATGCAGCTTTTACAACTACACGCAATGCTCAACCAGTATGCAATCGAGCGTTAGAGCCTACAACGATTCCGCAATTTGAAACGAAGATGCAAGGCTCTGTGACAACAGCGAATCATAGAATAAGCAAAGAAGAAAGCGTAAAGCAGTCAGTAGTAGAGGAAATGGAGATATCAAAATGACAAGAATGAAGGAAGCTCAATTTTACATGTTCAGTGAGACACAGAGCTGCATAATGGTGAATTTCAGTCTTCATCTTTACAACAAGCTGGCAAGGAGGAAAGTTGCAAGTGATTCAGCTGCTGATTCTCAAACTTCTGGAAATGTCCAACGAGATTCTCCAATGTTCGATAATGATAACAATGACTCAGAATCCTGCAAGCGTCAAACCACACATGTTATATTCCAGTGAATTCACAGTGGTAAATAGCCTTTTACCGGCGGTAAAAGTCCACAAGCGACCCAAAAGGAATCGAAACAAAATCAAGAAAAGAAAGTACAAGGTTCGTGTTACCTTTTCCAGAATAAACACCAAAATAGGGTAGACAAACTGGAGCACCTCAAGCACATCCAAGTCGGATACCCCTTTTGATCTCAGTAGCCAACTCAAAACCCTAGCAGGGTGAGTATAAAAGGAGGAATACTCTCCTCATGGAGGGCGGCCGCAACTGTTCAataacaaaaaataaaaagatcTTAGTAAGATTTCTGTGAGAAATTTTCAAAAAAAGCAACTAGCATTCGCGAATTCATACAAAAAGACAGTGATACTACTATTTTTGAGGCCCTGTTTTCGAAACCCACTACCAAGAGCTAAGTCGCAATGCCTCTTCACAGTCGCCGTAACGCCACGGCAAGCAAAGGACGGTGATTCGGAAGAGATTAGAGTTGGTGACTCGAAGAAGCAAGAAGCAAGAAGTGTGGGAGATCACATACGTGTTCACTCGTCTTCAAAGTATTCTGATTCGGTATGTTCCCTTAATGCTGAAATTGGTTTGTGTTTGGTTAGGAGAAGTAAAACCGTGATTTTTGTTTCTATGAGCAATGTTTATTTAGGAACGAAAGGAAGATGAACATTTCAAATAGAGGAAAAAGTGGTTAAGGTGGAGGTGGATACCGTGTTTTCATCTCTTTCCTAGAGTTTAGTCTGTTTTTGTTTTAAGAGGGTTTAAAGGCCATTGATGACGGCATATTTCCCACTTCCCAAGGCCGACTTTTCACTTTCATCTTCCTTTCTCATTAAAACCCGTAAACCAACCATTATTGTTGGCAACCTTTTGTTTCCGTCACCTAACAGCCAGCAGCTAGGGTGATCGTTGAGCTTCCTTTTGGCCCTTTTTGCGTTTGGATGCTGCTGAAGTGGGCCTCCACTGACCCGAGTCTGGGACTTAGGTTCATGGGCCTTAGATAACCTAACCCAACGACCCATACTGGATTTCCATTTTTTATCtactttgtttcatttgtttttttttattatatgCTTAAGCCGTTGATTGGGTTAACAAATGAGCATAAGTGGCCGAGTGGAGAGAAAGCAATTTCATCTTCTTTGGTGGGATGGGTTCGATACCTGTGTACGGCATTTAGATTTTGATGTACAATAAATTTCCATTCTTCTTTCCTTTCATTCCTTTTGTATTATATGCATTTATCCAACACTCGTTGATCTTAATGTTTTCCcatttgacttattttaattGCTAAAACGTCGGTTTTTATTTATGGATTCAACTACTCTCATGTTGTTCATCCATAATTATTTTATCCAGATATCAATGGAATTTCGCCATGTTATGATTGATCGTATATGACATTTCGATTGTAGTCAATATGTGTAAATCGGCTTTGAGCACATGATTTAGGTTTTGTGTGTCCCTTAATTTCCATCCGTACAAATCCCGATTTTACTCCTTTTGATTTAATTCTTTTTGATTCTCTTGTAAATAATTTTGGTATTTGTTGctttcttcacatggcttactcttgggccttcttacaatgagctattttcttttagcatttcGTGTTTGTATTTTAATTACCCTCAAAtcatttcaaaccattttcataactaaatctgaagaaaaagattaccctggatgaaatatccagtcgtaatcccgaataaTAGACCCAAGTTataagagcttgtaagtcatatgtattcgtcttctcctcaaaatgctccaatattcaaatctttttctcaataaaatctgaagaaaaagattaccctggatggaatatccagtcgtaatcccgaatattaggcccaagttgtaagagctcGCAAGCCATgaatattcgtcttctcttcaaaatgctccaatatttaaatcattttcataattaagttggaagaaaaagattacctggatgaaatatccagtctTAGTCTTGAAtgctaggcccaagttgtaagagcttgcaagccataagtgtttgtcttccctccaaaacacctgtaaatattcaaaccattttcttaataaaattggaagaaaaagattacctgggtgaaatatccagacgtagtcccgagtattacaccgaagttgtaagagcttgcaagtcataagtactcgtctttcaagcccaaaaatacatccaaccgatcaaactctttttcgccgccgtgcgattaataaaaaaccattttcataaacgaaagacatcttatcttaagatgatgcaaagcaatgcttcggccacaattgttgagatgagataagtgacgtttttccgaatgttgatttgtaaatccattcgatatgtggtatacgtccgctcctcatctgttttgggtaaaacaatgttttcatcgattaatacaatatagctttcgcttaaatcgaccaacaaacaaacatttttctacccagaactacgtaagccttgatttctcaatctgagatacgtaggagcaggatttgtaaatcttgtcgggcccactaataaaaaacttaggtttagtcattcgttaaaaatccaaaaatattctcctctcaccctttctttctttcccacctaataactcgagaagcctaaaATTTCTAAGCTAGCAATAACGcacacaattaacctaatggttcccgttgagtacaacggacgtaaggggtgctaataccttccccttgcgtaatcgactcccgaaccctaatattggttgcgacgaccataatcattgtcgttctttcttgggttttatcgatatttcccctttcctttttaggaataaataaagttcggtggcaactctgttcagtccatcattgcgagcgtgcgattgcaCTTCGCTGAAGTCGTGCtctcatttttcgaggtacgacacATAGTGTTTTTAGAATTTTGTAGACACCCTATCCTTAGACTCTATCCAATTTAATATCTATACAATTTTGTTATCGATATCGAGTTACGTGATCGAGTTAACCAATTTTGTTCAAGTAAATCATGTAATATAGTTATTCGATTTTATTTGAGTAAGTCATGTAATTCCTCGAATTTGACCATCGATCATTCAAATCCGTTTAGGGTTGTTGGACGAACTGATTTTTAAAACATAAATTTTTTTCACTGTAAGTTAATCGTGACCTTCATCAGATCTTGAATTATGTTTCACTATATTTATACAACTATTAATATAATATAAAGAGAGAGAAAAAACTAATTAAAAAATGAAATCATACCTACACCATACATGGATGTTCGTGGTGTGATTTGAGAGATTATGATGCTAAAAGTCTTCCGAATTACAAGAGAAAAAAATGTATGGTTTGATTTGTTTTGGttggattttagaaataaaaccaatatcgtttggtttggttttttacaatttttttattgaatcatacatacatatatagagaataacataactttgtgtttagtcattcatacattaccaaataacaacaaaactcatcatatttTTGGACAATAACTTTTcatttaaaatataaaaattagTTCAGACAAAATTAGAATAATAAACATAAAACAGTAACAATAACATATAACAATATCAATTACATTACAATGaaacaaaaaaatagaaaagaTGGGAGATTAGTGAAGatgaaaaaaaaatagaagagatgagagattagagaagaagATGTGCGATAAAAATGAATTTTGAAGAGAGAACACTACCATAAAAatgagaagatgaaaaagaaagaatatAATAAAGTAGAGATTAGAGAAGAAGAAGTGAGATGTACTTGGAGAAGAAGCACGATACTTCTGAAACTAAAATCTTAAGTGTGAGGAAGAGAAAATCATTTATAATCTTAAGGTTAAGGCATATTAGGTTTGAGTTTGAGTTAGATGTGGGTTAAGTAAAATTTATATTGTAATATAATGCGGTTTGATTCGGTTTGCAAAAAACAAATGATCCAAACACATCCAAACTAATGCGATTTTTTTACAATTTTCAATTTGATTAGATTCTGATTGCAGTTTTCTATTGAAGTGATTCAATTTTGAACATCCCTACCACCATATACAAATACACTATTGAACACCACTTTAGATGTCAACGTAACATATCTCTTTTTTGATTGACTAATTTTTTAATTGATCTATTAAATTTATATAGGATCCAAAAGATTTAATAGAACTCACATAAATTTCAATCAATAAAAAATTGTTTTACAAAGTGTCTTATTAACACTCCTCAAATTCACATAAATTTCAATCAATAAAAAATTGTCTTAAAAAATTGTCTTAGAGAGTGTCTTATTAACCCTCCTCAAATAAATTTCCAAAATAAAATTTTTATGCATTCTTGAACAAATCCATACTTGttttatttcaaaaaaataattttaaaatgaaatttgaaatcataaaaataaattaatttcAGTTATAAAATTCTAGTAAATAGAATTTTAGCGAGTGTGGGGAAAGCAGGGGTACTAAAAGTAACATCTATAATCGTACCAAAAAGTTCTGAATCCATAACCCGACCCGATATAAAATGGGTTTTTATCTTTCTCATTTCCCTGCAATAAAACGCTTCGCTGAAACTCTTAAAACCCTAGTTGAAGCTACCGCAGGTATCTGAATCgttttttccctttcttctcTTGTCACTCTTTCAATCGATTTTATTGTTTATTTGATTCGTTTAACATTGCTCTTAATTTCTGTTTCAATATTTGGTTTTGAGGTTTTTGAGGTTTTCAGGAAAATGGCTCATAAGCAGGCGAGTACAAGTATTTTTGTTGGATTGAACAAGGGCCATATTGTTACCAAGAAGGAGTTGGCTCCACGCCCCTCCAGTCGTAAAGGGGTAAGGTTTTCAATTTTGTTAATTAGAAATGAGATGATGAGATCAGTTTTCAATGTAATGTAATTGTGTCTACATGAAAAATGAACAAGTTGGGAGAATGAGATTAAAGTATGATTTGTTTTATCTTTGATCTTTGATGAGTATGTTGCATTCAACAGAAAACAAGCAAGCGTGTGCACTTTGTAAGGAACCTCATCCGCGAGGTTGCTGGCTTTGCACCCTCTGAAAAGCGAATCACTGAATTGCTGAAGGTGGGAAAGGGTAAGAGGGCACTGAAAGTTGCAAAGAGAAAGCTTGGAACCTACAAGCGCGCAAAGAAGAAGCGTGAGGAGATGTCTAATGTTCTTCGAAAGATGAGGTTCGACTTCATGCCAAGTGTTTTTATTATTGGACTTTTGTTAACTTGATGAAAATTGACTTTGTAGGTTATCTTTTTATTGTGTGCAGGGCTGGTGGAACAGGTGATAAGAAGAAATAAGTAGAAGATAAGTTTTGTTTTGGTTCAACTATCTAGTGTGCTCTTACTTCTAGAGATATTTTGATTTATGATTTATGGAAAGTGCAGTTGGATTAATCTCTGCTCTAATATAAAATAGGGAAAATCTTTTTCAATTCAACATTTGTTGTCTGTTCCACTTTTGCATTAGGAATAAAAAAGAGTTTACTCATTATTCAAAAAAC from Lathyrus oleraceus cultivar Zhongwan6 chromosome 1, CAAS_Psat_ZW6_1.0, whole genome shotgun sequence includes:
- the LOC127115647 gene encoding 60S ribosomal protein L36-2, whose protein sequence is MAHKQASTSIFVGLNKGHIVTKKELAPRPSSRKGKTSKRVHFVRNLIREVAGFAPSEKRITELLKVGKGKRALKVAKRKLGTYKRAKKKREEMSNVLRKMRAGGTGDKKK